TTTGGTGAAAGTAAAAGTTATAGCTGGAGAAGCGCTAGGAGCTAAAGCTGTCATCGAGACGCAAACTCCGATTATGTACTTACATTTCACACTTCAACCAGATGCGATCGCAGTTCAGCCTGTGCCAAAAGAATACAATGCTTTTATATATGTGCTTGATGGAGAAGGCTTGTTTGGTGCAGAAAAAGAACGTGCGGGAGATGGGCAGATGGTATTGTTTGCACAAGACGGTGAGGAAGTGGCGATCGCAAATCCATCGAACGCAAAATCACCATTAGATGTATTACTCATCGCTGGTGTACCGCTAAACGAACCAGTTGTTCGCTACGGCCCATTTGTAATGAATACTGAAGCCGAAATTATTCAAGCAATTGACGACTATCGTAACGGGAGGATGGGTTCCATTGACTTCTAACACACTTCTACAACGAATCAACCAACAGCAATTTTTACGCAATTTGCGCAACAAATTCCTCAGCTTGCACTCCAGTTTGCTGGAGACAGAACGCATCGCTTACGAACAAGTACGCGGTAGAGTAACCAGTGCCGAACTTTTACAACTAGTTATCGATCACGAACAATTTGCTTGGCTACATCGCATTTCTGAGCTAGTTGTGCAAATTGATGAAATGCTGGCAGCAGATGAACCCATATTACCGGAATCTGTGCAAAAGTTAATTGCCGATGCTCGCAGGTTAATCGTACCGTCAGAGTTAGGTAACGCTTTTGCTAGAAAGTATTATGCTGCTCTCCAGCGCGAACCTAGCGTTGTCTTAGCACACGCAGAGGTATCACAACTGCTTGCTGTTAAGTAGTAAGATACTGTGAGCATCTGGTTTCCGTTCTGAGCCAGATGCTCGCACTCTCAAATAGCCTAAATTGGCGATCGCTTACCTTCATTCCCAGTCTTGTTGAGATTCACTTAATGTTCTAACTGTCTTGTCTAAAGAAAAATCTGCCGCCATTAAATCAATACCATCAATAATTTTACTGGGTTCAACAATTCGCAAAGCAGTAAAACATTTGTCTCGATAATTAGGGTTATTTTGGAAAAATGAGATCGCTTTTTTTAAAGGTTCAATCACAGGATAAGCTGATTCTGCTTTCTCAATCGCTTCTTGAGGAATTAGAGACTTAAGCCTTTGGACGGCTAAATCAATTAAATCTCTCGACTCTACCGAAGAATCATTCCATCTGTCAGAATTAGCTAAAAGTTTTTCAGCAAAACTATCAATTTCATTTAAACATGGTACAGGCGACCAACTGGGATAATCTGGTTCTCCCAATTCGATACGTCCTTCCATAATAATCTCAAATTTAATTAAAGTTTCATCAACTAGAACTGCAAATCTTATGCCGTACTGGTCAGCTTTGATATCTCCTGGTAATTTGAGATTGTTTTGACTATTAAACAGAGCATTATATTGATTTTCAGCTATTTTTTGTCGTAGCAATCGATAACCACTACCAGTTGAACAGATAAAATCTATATCTTTGCTTAATCTATATTCGCCATTATTTAAGCTAACCAGAGTATCAGTGCCAAAATACGCGCCACATTCTAATAAAAATTCAGCCTTTAATTGGTTAAGAACGTTTAAAATCTTTTGATGAAACTCCCTTTCAAACATTTTTGCTCCTAACCATGAGTCATAATATTGAGCTAACTGTTGCACAAACAAAGCTTCTATTTGGCTCAAATCGCCTAAAACCCCTTGGTAACGCCACCCTCGTTCATATATTCTCAGCATCTCTAAAAGAGTAAGATTTTCTATATCTTCTCTTTGCCAACATAATTGTTCTAAAAAAGGTAATTTTTCTGGTATTTGAATTGTAGGTTTAATTAACATAGGTAAGATGAGTAAGTGTCATGTGCGTTAATAATACACACCACAAAATACTAAATACTATAAATATTTTACTCAATATTGTTACGCCTAAATTTTTTCTTAATTCGCTTGATTCGCTCCAGAAACTCAGCACCTTTTTCTGGATTCACCATCGCCACAAAGTTAGCAAAGCCAGTGATAGCAGCAATTAAATTCGAGGAATTACCCCAATGCTTACCCTCTAAACCTTCTGTCTCAATTTGATATAAAGTTGCCCGGAAGCGATTTAATGTTTTTTTAGAAATACTGAGCTTATTATTAACGACTAAACCTGTAACTTCTTGCTGACTAGATTTTCTCAGGATGCGAGTTTTCTCTTGATTGATGGTGAATCCTTCATGAATAACAATAGATTCTGTTCGTCTGAGGATATTACATATATAACGGCGGCTTTCACCAGAAACAGAAAAAGTCAAGTCATCAGCATAGCGAGTATAAATAAACTCTAATTTTTCTGCCATTGCTGTTAAGCGGCTATCTAAGCGGCGACATAGTAAGTTAGAAATAGCAGGACTAGCGGGAGAACCTTGGGGAAGATGTCTTTCTCCTACTGCGACATAATAATTCTGTCCATCTAATTCCAATTCTTCTACTTCAGCCGCAGTACAAAGTAACGCAAAAATAGTTGCTGCTGCTCCTGAATAACCAAAAGAACGGAAAAGTCCTTTGACTCTTTTGTAAGAAATTGAAGGAAAAAAATCTTTCAAGTCAAAGTTGATAATTACCTCAGCACCAACGTGAGGAGTAGCGTTAGTGACAATCGAACGTTCGCGACGAAAACCATGCGCTGCATCATGAATTTCTAGTTTTTGAAGAATATTTTCTAATATCCAGTGCTGCGCCTGTTTTAAATTAGGCATAGGTGCAAAGATGATACGTTCTCCCCCTGTTTTTTTCGGCATTTTGAAGCGGATGTAGTGAGAAACAGTAGAGGTATTGCGGTTAAATGCTAAAAAACGCAATTTTCCTACAGTCACTCCCATCGCCGTGGCTATCTCTTCAGCAGTATTGCAAACAGGTAAACCTAGGGAGTTCAATTTTTCTTGATTACCTTGAGTATTGTTTAAATCAGCGGAAACAGCCTCACCAAGATAAACAATTTCTTTTTCTTTCTTCTGCTTCCAAGCTTCTGCACGTTCTTGGCGTTCTCTTTCCCGGCGTTCTTTAGTTTCCTGGCGCTTACGACGCGACTCTTCTAGGCGTTTTTTCAAAGACTGCTGACGCAACAGTTGCTCATCTTGAAGTTGCAAACTTTGCTGTCGTAGCGTTTCTAATTCTCGCCGGATTTCTTCTTGACGGTGAATTTCCGCATCTAACTCCCGTAGTGACTCACCTTTCCAGAAGCCGTAGCGTAACATTTCTTCGAGGATGAATTCTTCCTTCCCAACTTCGCGAATGAGTTTAGACAATTCCTCTCGGCTACGACGCTGGTCACTCATATTGTGTTGTGGAGACCCTAAAATTTAATGTCTCTAGCTTAACTTTCGGCTTTTGAGGCTGTCACTATATATGTAAAAAAAATGACGTACAAATTCTAGCTTGTAAACCCTTCGTAAACCTCTCAGGACTAGACTGCTCTACTCAGCGGAGCCACCCCCCAACCTATCGAACCAGTATCTAAATCTCGGCAACTAACGAGTAAGTTGGCTACTAGTTAGTCGTCGGTTTTACAGAAACCAAACCGCGACACTGGGTGGCGGAGCGCCGTAAAGAGCAGGCTAGTGATGCATGTTTCAACTTAGCGCAAGGACAGTGATACACTGTCCGGGTTGCAAGGTAATTACATTTAGCTAGCAGTTGCACGCCAATTATTTATTTTTTGTATTTACAGCTTAATAGCTTGTGACTAATTCTGGGTAGACAATTAACTGAAAATTTACAGAACCCATGATTTTATTGAAATTGACGCGCAAATTGCATTCTTAATGCCAGCATATGTTCGCAAGGCCCCTTGTAAAGTTGATGTCGTTGATACCAACTGCAAGTGCATTCTGCTTGAATAATGCGTTCGTCTCTATCAATAGTTAGGGATGGTATGTAAGTTTTACCTTTACCTCTAACACGACCTTGTAAGATTAAAATTCCATCTTTGTCGCTCACAGATGTGACTTTCACTGAATTTTGATGCAAAAACCTGGCTGCTTTTTCTTCTCGTTCGTTAGCAAAACGCAAGCGTTCCACTGGTAATGGTTCACGGCTAAGTTCGCGCACTCTGTACACTTGCTTATTTAAATCATAAATTACACTACCAGCTTGAGTGTAAGCACTTAAAGCACCCATAATAGCTGTTCGGGAGATACCTAAACGTTGTGCAAGGCTGTCAGCAGTTTCTACCCAATTTTCTCGCAACGCGTCAAAAATAATTTTTTGTGTCCATTCATCAACATCAGTGCGCGGAGCCATTAAATCAAAATTACCAGCTTGTGACCAATCGTTAGCAGTCCATCCCGACAAACCCAAAGTAAAAGACATATCGCCTAAGTCAGCGACATAGAACGAAGGCATTCCTGTACCCAGAAGGTGAACTGTAAATTTCCTAGCAATGGGGATGAGGCGTTCTAGGATGTTTAGGCGGCGGCGTCCCCATACGCGAATGGTTTGTGGTTCATGGCCAAGATAAGGGGAACGGTGACAAACAACCTCTATATCCCACGGTTCAAACACTAACCGCACGGGTTCGCCTGGTTTGAGATGATATCGTATACTACGCGGCCCTTGTCTTTCTTTATGACGACGCAGGACAAAACACATATTATAAATATCCATTGGATGCAAGTCGAACTGCGTTGCAGGTAAACACATCGCCGAACTGACTTGTAAAAAACCTCTTACCCAGCTATCAGGTAAATCAATTTTGACTTCTTTGTAAGCGTCTTCGTTAGTAGTTTGAACTTCAAAGCCAGAAGGATCGACTTGTAATTGTGTAGTCTTGTAGCTGCGGATTTTTTGGAATTCGTTATACAGCGATGCTGAATAATCTACATTAGTTGTACCGCAAGCGAATTCACTAATTTTGGTGAAAACTTCGTAACTAGCACCCAGACGTCCATAAGTTGATTCATCCACACTAAAACATTCAAAAAATATTTCATCTGGATGAATGGTAATTACAGGATCTAACACATACCAAGCATCGCGGTCTTTTTGATATAAAAAATCAAAATAACGTCTTTGAGCTTGATAATAACTAGACCAGCTTTGCTGACGGCGATTTTGTAGTTCTTTTAATTCCGCTTGTAGTTGATTGATTCTATCTGCAACATCTTGACGCATAGCTGCAACCATCTGCCAATCAATATCATCTTGTTTGGCACGCCATTCCTTATATGCAGTTTTATCTTTTGGTTTAAACCGCATATCGGAAACAACAACATCATGTAATGCACTAATTGCTTCCCGAAAAGCTACATTTTGCTGTAATTCTCCAATAAAATAAGTAGGCGATCGCTTTGTATCTGGAGAAAAACTCATTTGAGTAATGCGATCGCTTTCTACTACTTTTGAATTTCCCTTATAAGTGTAATTAAATTCCATATATAAAAATGACTTTCAGATAAATTTTAATTTGTCTTTAGTATTAAAACTAAATCCTCTAAGTTCTAATTTCAGTCACAGCTTTTAGTGTAAAAGGTAAAGATATATGAGGAAACTTTTTGTGAATTTTTAACATCAGTTGGATAGCAGCGGACTTATCGCCTATTACCATAGTAACTGATTGACGTGTAATAATTTCTGCCACAATCTTTGCCGCAGCTTCGCTTTTTTGCGCCTCAGATGCGAGAAATGCAAAAATTCTCTTCTTGCTAACGCTGCCACGATTAACAAGAGATAATACAGTAATAAAAAATGGCATCAATTCCTGTAAACGTACTGGATTATCTACTGCATATTCTGATAAAAAGTTGCTAGCGAATAACTGCATATCTGCTGATGGATGTTCGCTAAATTTTAGTAGATACTCCTGTCCGTGTTCCGATTTAAAATTTCTAGTTAACAAATCTCGACCTAATTTACGCACATCTTCCCGTACGCTATCGCAGATACTCACTAAAATTTCTGGTGTAAAGTTATCTGCTGTAAATTCTTGAGTAAATATTCTAAAAGTAAATTCCCGCGTATCATCCCAGTTTGATTCTAATAACCGCGTTGCTAATAACAATTCTTGGGGATCTGTGCGAAAATGTTCTAATTTTTCTATAAATATATGTCTAGCAGTTTCACGAACAGTAAAAATTTCGTGGTTAGCAATTTTAATAATCTCGCTAGTTTCAATCTCTAATACTAAAGCTTGATAATTTTCTCTCAGTAGCAGACTACCTAAATCCTGAGCAAAAGCAGACTTGGCTAATAAAAGTTTAAAAGTAGTTTCTTTATTTATGCTTGGCATCCAACCTTGTAAATCTTCTTGTAAGAGACTCAGTAGATTGCCATGAACACCTTCATATTTTTCTGAAGTCAGTAAAACTTCTATTAAATCTGTAGCAAGCTGGATATTAAAAATTGGATAATTAGAAGCTAAACCTTGGATAATGGGTTTAATAGCATTGCGGATATCAATACTTGCATTTGCAGCCATTGCCACAATTAAACACCTATATTCTCCAATGAGTTTTTCATTAGGTAATAGCCCAAATATTCTTATACCAATTACTCTGATTCTTTCGTGAGGCGATATTAAAATATTTACTATCAACTCTGGTGGTAAATTTTCAGCCTTAATCTCATGATTGAGCAAAATACGAGCGCCAAGTTCTTGGATTAAAGGCAGTGGATGTGCAACTAGTTCTTGAATTGTACTAAATTGTAAGCTACGTAACTGCGGGGTAAAATTTATCAGTAAAATTGCCATCAATTCCTTAGCTGTCTCATATTCAGAATCAGAAGTTGATACAGCTTGAATTGACAAGAGCTTAGTAATTATTTTATTAATGAATGTGAAAGCTTCGCGATCGCGAATAATATAACTATTTAATAAACTGCGAGCAAACTTGCGAATTTCACTATATTGACTAACGAGCAGATCGGCAAAAAAGTTGCTATCTTGTAAAAAGTATTCTCGTTGTTCATCTATCCATGTTATGGCTTGAGCGCGAGCATTGTCATAAATGCAATTAGCCATTGCTATCACTAATTCTCGATTGGGTTCAGAAGAATTATATTTTATGAGTGCAACAATAAAAGCAAATTGCACAGTTATTAAATAAGGTTTCTGGAGTAATTTAATAGTTGTTTGAATATCAAGCACATCAGAGTAGTTTAAAGAACTTCTCAAAGCGCGAACAGCAAAATAGTGAACTGGATAACATCTACTTTGCATGAGTAACTCGATCAATGCTGCTTGATTTTGTTCCCAAAGCTGAGGAAAAGCTTCTTCTCTTTCTGATGTTCCAATTTCTAAATTTTCGATATTTTCAGGTATGTAACCTTCTTGGCAACTCCAAGCTTGAGCATTTGACTTTAGTTCATAGTAAGGACTATTTTCGTAAAGAATATGATTAAAAATTAAATACCTACCAAATGCATCCCAGGTACGCTTGTATTGAGTTACTTGTTCGCCAGCAGGATTTCGACGTTTGAAAACAGACTCTTTAATAGCCTCGGCATCGGCATCAGAATACTGAAGTAAAATCTCAACAGCCATATTTATATAATCAGCATCTCTTTCTTCGCCTGAGTTTTTGAGAGTACGCCAAACACGCCTGAGGAAATAATTACGAGTTTTTGTACTATAAGCAATTTTGGCATCAGGAAGTTTGAGTTCTCGCTCAATTTCGTTTTCAATAATTTCAAAATAATTTTTTGTTT
The genomic region above belongs to Calothrix sp. NIES-2098 and contains:
- a CDS encoding zinc finger, SWIM-type codes for the protein MEFNYTYKGNSKVVESDRITQMSFSPDTKRSPTYFIGELQQNVAFREAISALHDVVVSDMRFKPKDKTAYKEWRAKQDDIDWQMVAAMRQDVADRINQLQAELKELQNRRQQSWSSYYQAQRRYFDFLYQKDRDAWYVLDPVITIHPDEIFFECFSVDESTYGRLGASYEVFTKISEFACGTTNVDYSASLYNEFQKIRSYKTTQLQVDPSGFEVQTTNEDAYKEVKIDLPDSWVRGFLQVSSAMCLPATQFDLHPMDIYNMCFVLRRHKERQGPRSIRYHLKPGEPVRLVFEPWDIEVVCHRSPYLGHEPQTIRVWGRRRLNILERLIPIARKFTVHLLGTGMPSFYVADLGDMSFTLGLSGWTANDWSQAGNFDLMAPRTDVDEWTQKIIFDALRENWVETADSLAQRLGISRTAIMGALSAYTQAGSVIYDLNKQVYRVRELSREPLPVERLRFANEREEKAARFLHQNSVKVTSVSDKDGILILQGRVRGKGKTYIPSLTIDRDERIIQAECTCSWYQRHQLYKGPCEHMLALRMQFARQFQ
- a CDS encoding RNA-directed DNA polymerase, with translation MSDQRRSREELSKLIREVGKEEFILEEMLRYGFWKGESLRELDAEIHRQEEIRRELETLRQQSLQLQDEQLLRQQSLKKRLEESRRKRQETKERRERERQERAEAWKQKKEKEIVYLGEAVSADLNNTQGNQEKLNSLGLPVCNTAEEIATAMGVTVGKLRFLAFNRNTSTVSHYIRFKMPKKTGGERIIFAPMPNLKQAQHWILENILQKLEIHDAAHGFRRERSIVTNATPHVGAEVIINFDLKDFFPSISYKRVKGLFRSFGYSGAAATIFALLCTAAEVEELELDGQNYYVAVGERHLPQGSPASPAISNLLCRRLDSRLTAMAEKLEFIYTRYADDLTFSVSGESRRYICNILRRTESIVIHEGFTINQEKTRILRKSSQQEVTGLVVNNKLSISKKTLNRFRATLYQIETEGLEGKHWGNSSNLIAAITGFANFVAMVNPEKGAEFLERIKRIKKKFRRNNIE